DNA from Mucilaginibacter mallensis:
TTTGGCTATACCTATACCTGTATCTTCCACGCTAAAGCTTACCACTGCTGCAGTTTTACTGCTGCTTTTCATGGTAGCCTTTAATTTAACATATCCTTTCTCTGTAAATTTCAGGGCGTTGGAGAAAAGGTTATTAAAAACCTGTATTAAGCGCAGATCATCTACCAAAACAATAACATCCAGTCCCGGGCCAATTTCAGTTTTAAGCTCGATCCCTTTTTCCTGGTAAAGGGACGTAAAGGGCATACTCACATTCTGCATCAGTTGCTTCAAGTTCAGGCTAACTGGGTGTATTTCCAGCTTATTAGCCTCTATCTTATTAAAATCGAGTATGTTATTTATTTGTTGCAGCATATGGTCTGAGCAATACTTCAATACCTGTATGTACTCATCTTGCTGCGCTATACTATGTTCTTGTTTTAATAGGTTTATAACCCCTATTATGCCATTTAAAGGTGTGCGCAACTCATGCCCCATTGTGGCCAGAAAGCGTGTTCTGGAATCTACCACCCGTTTGCTTTGTTCCATTAGCTCACGAATGTACTTTTCCTCGAAAAAAGTGTAGGCAATAGCAAACAATATGGTTGATGAGATAGCAACAATTCGGTTAAACAATACCAGTTTACTTATTTGTGCTGCTGTTAAGTGTTCAAGATGATTAATGTAACGGCCTGCGACAATAGTAACGCAAAATGAAAAAAGAATAATGGCAATATAAATACCCGACTCACGGTACCTGGTTCGCTTAAGATTAACAATAATTGGTACAGCTATCAGTATAGGGAAAAAATACAGGTATTGATCTGTATCCAGTCCCTCAAACAAGGTTGCAGATATTATCATACCACAAATCAGTATAATAATAGTAATGGGCAGGTTTTCTATTGCTTCATTGTATTTCAAAAGAATGAACATCAATGTAGCAAAACAAAAACATGCCACTAAGAACGATGAAACATATAGCCCGATACCTGCGTCATAAAAAGAAAGCCCAATACCTATCAACAAAGCAGCAATACCCAGCTGATATGTCCTTTTGGGTACTTCCTTCATATCATAAAGCGGGTTCAGATGCTTATCATCATCTTTGATCGGTTTATGATATTTATCTGTTCCTGTATTGTTCACCATTTGACTTGAATCCATATACTTTCACCTCTACTAACATATAAAGGGTTGAATAGTGCTGATTTTATAAAAGTATTTTAAAATTACCGGGTATAACTGACATACCAAATATCGAATAAAATGAACAAATGAAATTATTTTAAGCTCAAACCCTTTAAAATTTAACTTCCGATTTAAAAATACTTATCAACTGTTAATCCATAAGCAAAAATAAGGTTGTCACTATGGGTAATACTCATTTTTTATTGTAGATAAGCGAACCATTAAACATTTTTCTTAAATCTATGTTCACCATAAAATAATATAGGCTATACTAATATCATTTAGCTTTGGTTCAATATGAATAATCTTCTTAACCTTATTTATGGATAACCAACTGCAATCCTGGTCGCAACAATTCCCCACATGGGTTTGGAATGTAGGCATAGTTATTCTTTCATTATTACTGGGTTTTATTATAAAAGCCATTATCACCGGTATTCTCCATTTCTATAAAAAACAGAAGGATTACTCCCTGTTCAAATCCATCATTACTCACTTAGGCCGGCCGTTAAATATATTTGTGCCGCTGCTTACGCTTAATTTCATGCAATCCTTCTTAAAATTAAGCCCGATGTACCTAACTCCTCTTGATCGGATCATCGGTATACTACTTATCATATCGTTTGCCAGCCTGCTCATCAGCAGCATCAAAATTTTTGAGGATTATGTATATCACCAATACGATCTTAATAAAGACGATAATCTAAGAGAACGCAAGGTTAGAACCCAGCTTATCTTCATCCGCAAAGTGATCATCATTTTCATAGTATTAGTAACCATTGCCATCATTTTGCTCAGCTTTGATAATGTCCGTAAAATTGGCGACGGGCTTTTAACCGGCGTAGGTATCAGCAGTATTATTGTAGGCTTTGCCGCGCAGAAATCATTGAGTAACTTTTTAGCAGGATTTCAGATTGCTTTTACACAACCCATACGCATTGATGATGTGCTGGTAGTTGAAGGCGAATGGGGCCGCGTGGAAGATATAACCCTAACCTATGTAGTACTTAGCATATGGGACCAGCGCCGGCTCATTTTGCCGATTACCTACTTTATTGAAAAGCCTTTCCAAAACTGGACGAGAAGCACCTCGGAAATTTTAGGGACCGTGTTTCTTTATGTCGATTATACCTTCCCTGTTGAAAGCTTAAGAACCGAACTTAACCGGTTATTGACAACCACTCAATTGTGGGACAAAAGAGTGGGGAAATTACAGGTAACCGACTCAAAAGAACATACCATTGAATTAAGGATATTGGTGAGTGCCCGCAATTCTTCTGATGCTTTTGATCTGCGTTGTTATATGCGCGAAAACCTGTTAAAGTATATTAGTGAAACCCTGCCGCTAAGCTTGCCGCAAACCCGTTATCAGCAAAATAAGACAGGACTAGAGAAACCCGATAATTAACAGCAGAAAACTTATGATTCTACTCAAAAGTTATATATTTGAACTACGCGAGACTACCTATTAATTAAAAATAAATAAACACATATGCAGGATTTAGACCCAACCATTCTCCAAAAGGTAAATTCATGGCTTCAAGGAAGTTATGACGATGATGTTAAGCAACAAATTCAGAGTTTACTTGATGAGAAAGCCTACACTGAGCTAACTGATTCATTTTATCGTGATCTTGAATTTGGAACTGGCGGACTACGCGGAACAATGGGTCCGGGTTCAAACCGTATAAATAAATATACCATTGGTGCTGCCACACAAGGCCTGGCAAACTACCTGAAGAAGAAATACCCGGGCGAAAAAGTTAAAGTTGCCATAGCGCACGACAGCCGTAACAATGCTGATCTTTTCTCGACCATTACTGCTGAAGTATTTTCGGCAAATGATATACATGTTTACTATTTCAATGCCTTACGCCCTACTCCTGAGCTATCATTCGCGGTACGCCATTTTGGATGTAAAAGTGGTGTAATGCTAACTGCTTCACATAATCCAAAGGAGTATAACGGCTACAAAGCTTACGGAGCCGATGGCGGTCAGTTTGTATCACCTGATGATAAGGCTGTTATGGATGAAGTAGCAGCGATCAGCAGTGTTGATGAAATTAAATTCAATCGTATTGATGCCAATATTGAAGAAATAGGCAAGGAAGTAGATGAACTGTATTTAAGCGAGATAACCAAGCTTTCAGTTTCACCAGAAGCTATACAGCGCCAAAAGGACCTGAAAATTGTTTACTCCCCTATCCACGGAACGGGTATTACTTTAGTGCCGCAGGCATTGGAACGTTTCGGCTTTGAGAATGTGATCCTGGTTGAAGAACAGATCACCCCTGATGGCAATTTCCCTACGGTGATATATCCTAACCCCGAAGAAAAAGAAGCTTTAACACTGGCCCTTAAAAAGGCCAAGGAAGTGGATGCCGATCTGGTATTGGCAACCGACCCAGATGCTGACCGTGTAGGTATAGCCGTAAAAAATACTGATAACGAGTTTATACTGCTTAATGGCAATCAAACCGGCGCCATGCTTATCAATTATTTATTGAGCGCATGGGAAGAAAAAGGCAAGCTTACCGGTAAGGAATACATTGTTAAAACCATTGTAACCACCAACCTTATTGAGCAGATAGCCAAAGCCAAAAATGTCACCTATTACAACACCTTAACAGGCTTTAAATACATTGGCGAACTGATGACCAAATTTCAAGGTAAACAAACCTTTATAGGCGGCGGTGAAGAAAGCTATGGCTACCTGATAGGTGAACTGGTAAGGGATAAGGACGCGGTAGTTTCGAGCGCGTTTATTGCGGAAATGACTGCTTATTATAAGGACAAAGGCAGCAGCTTATTTGAGGCATTGCTTGATACCTATGTACAGTACGGTTTTTATAAAGAAAAACTTATCTCCCTTACCAAAAAAGGCAAAACAGGCGCCGAAGAGATCAAAGCGATGATGGAAACTTACAGAACCAATCCACCGGCAACGCTGGGCGGCTCAAAAGTGATCACGCTTAAAGATTATGAGAAAGGTATTGAAACCGACCTGACCAGCAATACAACCCAGCCTCTGGAATTCCCTGCATCTGATGTATTGCAGTTTATAACTGAAGATGGCAGCATTATCTCTGCCCGCCCATCAGGTACAGAGCCTAAGATCAAATTCTATTGCAGCGTTAACGGCAAACTGACCGATACCGCGGCTTATGCTGAAACTGATAAACAGCTTGACGAGAAGATCTCAGCTATTATGAAGGATCTCGGCGTATAAGTTCATATTATTATTAAACAATAAATCCCGGTGCAATACACCGGGATTTATTGTTTAGGCCTTATCTGTCTGAATAAACTGATACACCTACATCTTCTTACTATCTAAACTCTTAATGAATGCCACCAGTTCACCACATTCCTTAGGACTAAGGTTTAGTTTATCTGCTGCCAGGGTTTGATTATCAACCTTTAAACCCATGCCTGCACCACCGCCTTTGTTATAAAAATCAACTACCTGCTCTAAGGTAGTAAATACGCCATTGTGCATATACGGCGCTGTTTGGGCCGCATTACGAACGGTTGTTATTTTAAACGAATGCTTATAATCATCAATCCTCACTAAATTATACCGCCCCATATCGGTATCTACCTCCATGCTCTTCGCATACCGCGGCACACCAATAACCTCCGATTCTATCCTTATGAATTTAGGGGGCAGCGTACCGTTAAATAATGGCATATAATGGCAGGTAGCACATTTAGCCTTGCCCATAAACAGGTTAAAGCCATTTATTTCACTTTGGTTCATCGCCGCCTTATTACCTCGCATATACTCATCAAAACGACTGGTAAGCATCACCAGGCTACGGATATATGAACCGATGGCGTTGCTAACCTCATATGCCGGTATACCAGCCGTATCTATCTTCGGGAACGCATCATGAAACAGCTTCATATATTCTTTATCTTTATATAACAATGCCGTTGCCTGTTTTATAGAACCATGCATTTCCTGCTTATTTGCCACTACGTCCAGCACCTGATCTTCCAACATAGCTGCCCTCAGATCATAAAATTGTGCCGGTTGCAAGGCTGCATTTATTAGTGTTGGTGTATTTCTGCGGAGCAATACAGTGCTGTTTATCACTGTATTTTTTGTAAAGCCATCAGTAAATGCTTTTTCAGGCTGATGGCACGACTGACAGCTCCTGGTATGTGTACCCGATAAAATTGGATCAGCAAAAAGCCTTTTACCTAACGCTACCTTTTTATCAGTAATAAAAAAAGATGGATCAGTTGAATAAGCATTTACATTATAGGCATTGATATCAAACAATGTTTTGGCATCCTGGTTCAACAAGCGGTTGTACCTTATAACCGGGATCTTTAATGCAACAATCAGATTGGCTATGCTGATACTTGCAGGGTTACCATAATCTGCAATAAATACTGCCCGGTTAAATGAGTTGAAATTGTTGTTCTTTCTTAAATAATTTGTGGCAGCAGTTAATTGTTCAATAAGCTTTGTGTCGCTCCCATTAGTGTAATAGGTTAATATTTTTGTAATACTTTCCAGGCTCGTGGCCGATTCCATTAAGCTATTCTGCAATAAAGGATTATCAAAATCAGTTATTCCCAATGCCTGCACCCTGAAGATCTGTTGCCTCGTGGCATCAAATATCTGCCAGTTCAGTATATCAACATTACCAAAATAAACTTTGTACTTTGTTATATTGTCATCAAGCTTTTTAAGCTCGGTTATTAACTCCTTGCTTTTTGTTTTGTCATATTTGGGATATAAATAATTTTCGATAACCTGCAGCCCTGCCGGGTTAAATGTGGTGCCATCTATTTCCACTTCCTTTACAGGCGGCCCGTTTATAAACCGGGTGGCTATGGGTTGATAATATTCAGCAGCCCATTCAAATCTCTTATATGCTAACCTGGTATCACGAAATAATTGCTGTAATTGCTTTTCGTTAATATCCTTACTTTCCGCAGCGGCAAGCAATTGGTTTTTCAGATTAGTAAAACTGTCAATTTGTACCAATAAATTTTGCTCGATAGCTTTTTCAGACGATACTTTTCCTGCTCTTAATGAGAAAAAAGCAGCAACGGCAACAACAACTATCAGTATCGATATTAATAAGATCTTCTTCAATATTGCAAAAATTTGGACTATTTTTACGGTAGTATCATAAATAATGAAAGAGCGGTCAATAGCCGCTCCCCCGTTATTTATGTTTATAGATGGTTACGCAGATCTATATTATTCTATTAAAAATTAAACGCGTTTGTAAGCGGTGTAGCATTTTGATCACGTGTTGCAAGTGGTGTAAGGCCCCATCTTTTTTCGATAAATGAAAGGATACTTACAGTTTCATATTGGGTATGATCCACATAACCTTGTTTTGCAAACGGAGAGATGATGATAGCCGGAACGCGTGTACCTGGGCCCCATTTCTTGTCGATAACCGGAGGAGCTACGTGATCCCAGAAACCACCGTTCTCATCATAAGTGATAATGATAACTACGTCTTTACCATTCGGGCCGTTAAGTATGTCATTTACCAATTGAACCGCATGAGTTTCACCTAATGATACATCAGAATAACCCGGGTGCTCATTATAAGTACCCAATGGTTTTACAAATGATACTGCAGGCAATGTACCGGCCTGGGCAGCAGCTATAAATTCGGTTTCATCTTTTAAGTGATCTTTTTTGGCCTGGGTTCCATCTGCATAATTTTTGTAGTAGATGAACGGCTGGTGGTGAAACTGGAAGTTTGGATCAGGGTTACCTGCCAGTGCATTATCCCAGCCACCTGAGTACCAGGCCCATGATATGCTCTTAGCGCTTAACCTATCACCAATAGTTGGGTTAGTTTGGTTAGGAACCAGGTTTGCAGTAGCCACGCTTGCCGGGTGAGGCGCGTTAACTGAATAGCTGGTATTAACAACAAACCCATCAGGTGTAACCTGGCCATCACTTATTACAGCACCAGTTGTTGAGTTAACTACTGCAGTAATACCGGTAGGCGCATTAGGGAAAGTTGGGCTTGCCGAAGCAATTAACCATTGGTGGTTTAAGAATGAACCGCCGAAAGCGCTGTGATAAAAGTTATCGCACAAAGTATATTTTTGAGCTAAAGCTAATAACGGCAATAAGCTGGTTTTATAATAACCTTGCGATAAACCTGCAGAGTTGCTGTTATATAAGGCATATTTATCCATTTTACCACCATCAATCTGCATTTGCTCCTGGTAGTAACGGTGCAACACATCCTGTGTAATAACATCATTAGCTACGTATTGATCAATATTAAAAATTGCATTTGGCAAATTTGTCGGGAATACAGGCGTGCCCGGTATAGGAGGCAGTGTAGTATAAGCTTTACCAGTAGCATCAACCTGTATAGAATTAGCCGGTGTTGCATTTGATATGCCATTGGCTCCTGAAAACTCACCATATAGGTTATCAAAGCTGTGGTTTTCCATATAGATAACCACTACGTGATTTACCTGGTTTATACCTGTTGCTGTTGGCTTAACAGTGCTGGATTTATGACAGCTAAAAAAAGATAAGCTCAAAAACAAAACACTAAGGCTGCCAGTTGCCAGTTGTTTAGTATTTAGTTGAAAGCTGCTTTTAAAGGGATTGTACTTATTTTTCATCGGTTTTGATTTATGATATAAAAGTACAGGCATATCATAAACTGAATATTACCTTCCGGTAACCATCTTATTAATATTAAGCAATATTTTTCACCCTGTTATAATATAAGTTAATAATACATTAACAATTTGATATTAATGAACAAATTCTGTTCTATACAAAACTCCACTAAAGCAATTAGGCTTCAGGCCAGATCCTTATCTGCTATTTACCTGTTTATTAATCAGATAGCACATTATCGATCATTAACATCTATTTACTAAAGATTAAAATCAAAATAAAATATTTTAAATAATAAGTATTTTCTTTCCTTAGCATACAAATTAATACCTATCCTCATAAAACCCTAATTTATTGGCTTAATTGGCCAAAAAGGCACATATTCGGCCTCCTCTTAAATACTATCATTTAATAAATTACCCCCTATTTATAATAGTTGCTGCCATTTTATTTGATAGTTTTTTAATCTATACGAACATTTCTTAAAACTATTACGTACAAATATAAACCTAGACTATATAATTAATGAATTTACATATACGGTCTGCATCGCTTTATGCTTTATTTAAAGGTCAAAAACTGATAGTCAGGCACTTAGTACTAAAAAGCTTTGATTGCACGATATTTTGTCAATACTCGTTTATTTTTTTTGCTGTTACTGCTTTTATCGGTTAAGGGATATAGCCAGTCATGCACATTAAAAGATAGTCTGTCATCATCATCTCCTGATATCTGCTCAGGTAACGCTGTAATTTTAACGCCTACCCTTTCGGGCGGTACAGGGCCATATAATTACATATGGAGTACCGGCGAAACAACTCAAACCATCAGCGTTAATAAGGCCGGAACTTATACTGTTTCAGTAACCGATAAAGCCACAAGCTGCCCCGCTGTTACAGCAAGTATATCAGTTGGCGTTTCCACAATGCCCAATGCCCCTACAGCCAGTAGTACTACTGTTTGTGAAAACAGTCCGGCAACGCTAAAAGCCACGGCCCCAGGCGGTACTTATCAGTGGTATGATGCTGCAACCGGCGGTAATTTTTTAGCTACTGGCGATACATTTACTACACCACCTATTACTACTGCCACTACTTATTATGTACAAACAACCCTATCAAATTGTACAAGTGCACGCACTGCCGTAACTGTTTATACAGCAGGCCGGCCAAGCGTTACAAATACATCAGTATGCTCGGGTAATGGGGCTACCATAACAGCCAGCGGAGGCACTAATTATGTCTGGTATGATTCAGCTGCTGAAACCAATCAATTAGCCACCGGACCTACCTATACCACGCCGGCGATTACAAAAACAACAACTTATTATGTGGTGGCAACTGTTAACGGATGTGTTAGTGCGCCTACAGCTGTAATTGTGTATATAAGTCCACCGCCGCCAACGCCAACATCAAGCAATGTTACTATATGCTCGGGTATGGCTGCAAGCTTACATGCCAATGCGGCGTCCGGAATCTTTGACTGGTTTGATGTGCCAACCGGCGGAACGTCATTAATTTCAAGTCCCGACTATACTACCCCCGCACTTACCGCTTCAACAACCTACTATGTGCAAACTTCAGCAAACGGTTGTGAAAGCGCGCGCACCCCTGTAACAGTAACCGTAAACCCAATACCTCCGGCTCCTGCAGCGCAAACAAGCACTATTTGCTATGGAACCAGCACCAATTTAACAATTACTTCTGCAGCAGATGGCAGCACCTATCAGTGGTATGATGCTGCAACGGGCGGACGCTTATTAACAAGCGGCACAACTTACCAAACACCTGTTTTAGATAATACAACCACCTATTATATTCAAAGCGTTAACGGAGGATGTATCAGTAGCCGTACGCCCGTACAAGTTATTGTAAATCCACCTGTAGCGGCTCCCTCAGCATCGGGGGCAATAGTTTGTTCAGGATCGGCAACTATACTAACTGCAACATCAACCGTAAAAGGAGGTATTTACCAGTGGTACAATGCACCAACAGGCGGTACATTATTGGTTACAGACTCCACTTACACCACCCCGGCATTAACTGCTACCACCAAATATTATGTACAAACAGTTGTTGGCGATTGTACCAGCGCGCGAACCGCGGTTTCGGTAACTGTGCTTCCACCGGTTGCTGCTCCTAAAGCTTCGGGTGCTACTATTTGCTCCGGGAATTATGCTATACTAACCGCATCCGGAGGATCGGGTAACTATGGTTGGTATGATAGCCCGGCAGGCGGCACTTTATTATCATCGGGCCAGGTATATGTTACGCCTGCGTTAACAGCCAACGCAACATATTATGTACAAACATCAAGCAATGGCTGTGAAAGTACACGCACTCCGGTTACCGTAACCATAACTCCGATTACACCATCGCCAACAGTAAGTGGTGCCACATCTGTTTGCGCGGGTTCAACTGCAACTGTTTCGGCCAGTACTACTGCAAGTGGCGGCATATTGTGGTATGATGCAGCTACCGGCGGCAATTTGCTGGGATCGGGCAATAACTACACTACTCCCGCTCTAACCGAAACCACAACATATTATGCTGAAAGCAACTCAAGTACATGCCCCGGCGACAGAACGCCGGTAACCGTAACAGTAACACCAACTGCCGATGCACAATTTGAATATACTTATGGTACTTACGGCGGTACAGCCAGTAACCCAATTCCTGTAATTGCTGATCCCGCAGGCGGCACTTTTACGTCATCGCCAGCAGGCCTTGTTTTTGTAAGTAATACCACCGGCGAAGTAAATATTAAAGCAAGTAAAAAGGGCCAATACACTATAGTATTTACCACCAATGGCCCATGCCCGGGTACTTCGAGTGTTGTTTTTGTAACTGATTCTATACCTAGTGGCAATTTTTATTATAATGGCCCATATTGCCAAAGCGGATCAAACCCTTACCCCACATTTGCAAGCAATTCAAGCGCAGGTACATTCAGTGCCTCTCCCAGTGGATTGGTTTTTGTAAACAAAACAACAGGACAAATAAATCTTAATGCCAGCAAACCAGGCACGTACACCGTAAGCAATACATTACTTTTATCCGACGGATCGCCGGAAGTAGCCACTGCCAATGTAACCATTGACCCTGTAGCCATGGTGAACGCAGGGCCGAACCAGAGCGTTCAAGCCGGACAACCCGTGAAACTGGCAGGAAGTATAAGCGGTGCCTCGGGTGCCATATGGTCTGGCGGTAAAGGCACTTTCTCTCATCCTAACTTACTAAATGCGGTATATACCCCCGCAACGGGCGAAAGTGATGTAACACTTACCCTAACAACAACCAATTCTGCGGGCGTTTGTGGACCCGTATCGGCAAAGGTTGAAATCTTTATTCATACGGTGCCAGTGGCCCCAACAGCCCCGGGAATCCCTGTCTGTATGGGTAGTAGCACAACACTATCGGCATTGGCTCCCGGAGGTACTTATCGCTGGTATGATTCTGCCACCGGCGGTACTTTACTTTCAACCGGGCCCAATTATATAACCCCACCGCTTACAGCTACTACTACTTATTATGTACAAACAACTGCAAACGGCCTCACCAGCGCACGAACCGCTGTTATAGTAACCGTTAATCAAACACCTGTAGCTCCTGTTGTGGCGCCGACAGGCACTTGCATGGGCAGCCCGGCAATAATAACGGCAAGCGGCTCAACAGGCACATATAAATGGTATGACGCGGCAGCCGGTGGAAATTTATTAGCCACAGGCAGCACATTTACAACATCTCCATTGTTATCAAATACTATCTACTATGTTCAGGCAGTAATAAATGATTGTATTAGTCCACGTACAAAAGTAACCGTATCAGTTAATCCGGCACCTAATATCACCAGTTCACCCAATAATAATGCCTGCGGTGGTATCCCATTAAATTATGTAATTACTTCTGATACTCCCGGGGCTACCTATTCATGGAGCAGGGCACAGGTAACGGGCATCAGTAACCCAGCGGTGACCGCTCAAACATCGGGCACTATTACTGAGGCCCTGATCAATACCTCCGCCGCCCCCATTGATGTAACCTACCTGATAACACCATCAAACAATGGCTGTTCAGGGCCCGTGTTTAAATATGTGGTTACCGTTTATCCAACCCCAGCCGTTACCAGCAGCCCTACGGCCACAATTTGCGATAATACAACCGATGATTACGCCATAACCTTTAGTTTGCCACAAACCACATTTACCTGGGGCCGCGCGGCTGTTCCGGGGATAAGCAACGC
Protein-coding regions in this window:
- a CDS encoding phospho-sugar mutase gives rise to the protein MQDLDPTILQKVNSWLQGSYDDDVKQQIQSLLDEKAYTELTDSFYRDLEFGTGGLRGTMGPGSNRINKYTIGAATQGLANYLKKKYPGEKVKVAIAHDSRNNADLFSTITAEVFSANDIHVYYFNALRPTPELSFAVRHFGCKSGVMLTASHNPKEYNGYKAYGADGGQFVSPDDKAVMDEVAAISSVDEIKFNRIDANIEEIGKEVDELYLSEITKLSVSPEAIQRQKDLKIVYSPIHGTGITLVPQALERFGFENVILVEEQITPDGNFPTVIYPNPEEKEALTLALKKAKEVDADLVLATDPDADRVGIAVKNTDNEFILLNGNQTGAMLINYLLSAWEEKGKLTGKEYIVKTIVTTNLIEQIAKAKNVTYYNTLTGFKYIGELMTKFQGKQTFIGGGEESYGYLIGELVRDKDAVVSSAFIAEMTAYYKDKGSSLFEALLDTYVQYGFYKEKLISLTKKGKTGAEEIKAMMETYRTNPPATLGGSKVITLKDYEKGIETDLTSNTTQPLEFPASDVLQFITEDGSIISARPSGTEPKIKFYCSVNGKLTDTAAYAETDKQLDEKISAIMKDLGV
- a CDS encoding mechanosensitive ion channel family protein produces the protein MDNQLQSWSQQFPTWVWNVGIVILSLLLGFIIKAIITGILHFYKKQKDYSLFKSIITHLGRPLNIFVPLLTLNFMQSFLKLSPMYLTPLDRIIGILLIISFASLLISSIKIFEDYVYHQYDLNKDDNLRERKVRTQLIFIRKVIIIFIVLVTIAIILLSFDNVRKIGDGLLTGVGISSIIVGFAAQKSLSNFLAGFQIAFTQPIRIDDVLVVEGEWGRVEDITLTYVVLSIWDQRRLILPITYFIEKPFQNWTRSTSEILGTVFLYVDYTFPVESLRTELNRLLTTTQLWDKRVGKLQVTDSKEHTIELRILVSARNSSDAFDLRCYMRENLLKYISETLPLSLPQTRYQQNKTGLEKPDN
- a CDS encoding ATP-binding response regulator; amino-acid sequence: MDSSQMVNNTGTDKYHKPIKDDDKHLNPLYDMKEVPKRTYQLGIAALLIGIGLSFYDAGIGLYVSSFLVACFCFATLMFILLKYNEAIENLPITIIILICGMIISATLFEGLDTDQYLYFFPILIAVPIIVNLKRTRYRESGIYIAIILFSFCVTIVAGRYINHLEHLTAAQISKLVLFNRIVAISSTILFAIAYTFFEEKYIRELMEQSKRVVDSRTRFLATMGHELRTPLNGIIGVINLLKQEHSIAQQDEYIQVLKYCSDHMLQQINNILDFNKIEANKLEIHPVSLNLKQLMQNVSMPFTSLYQEKGIELKTEIGPGLDVIVLVDDLRLIQVFNNLFSNALKFTEKGYVKLKATMKSSSKTAAVVSFSVEDTGIGIAKEDQKQIFEGFWQVYNGNTKTLHGTGLGLNICMRLLKLMNSSLNLTSEKGKGSIFSFDLKLDYVQHKSSSVTNTESEDNLAGTRVLLVEDNQINMMVAKKVLINYKALVSGVFNGKEALDALEKDAAYDVILLDLEMPVMNGYIAIYEIKKMYPQIPVIAFTASVVDQEMLTNLIASGFSDCITKPFQPYQLLSIIKKYIKKAVAVQ
- a CDS encoding cytochrome-c peroxidase — encoded protein: MKKILLISILIVVVAVAAFFSLRAGKVSSEKAIEQNLLVQIDSFTNLKNQLLAAAESKDINEKQLQQLFRDTRLAYKRFEWAAEYYQPIATRFINGPPVKEVEIDGTTFNPAGLQVIENYLYPKYDKTKSKELITELKKLDDNITKYKVYFGNVDILNWQIFDATRQQIFRVQALGITDFDNPLLQNSLMESATSLESITKILTYYTNGSDTKLIEQLTAATNYLRKNNNFNSFNRAVFIADYGNPASISIANLIVALKIPVIRYNRLLNQDAKTLFDINAYNVNAYSTDPSFFITDKKVALGKRLFADPILSGTHTRSCQSCHQPEKAFTDGFTKNTVINSTVLLRRNTPTLINAALQPAQFYDLRAAMLEDQVLDVVANKQEMHGSIKQATALLYKDKEYMKLFHDAFPKIDTAGIPAYEVSNAIGSYIRSLVMLTSRFDEYMRGNKAAMNQSEINGFNLFMGKAKCATCHYMPLFNGTLPPKFIRIESEVIGVPRYAKSMEVDTDMGRYNLVRIDDYKHSFKITTVRNAAQTAPYMHNGVFTTLEQVVDFYNKGGGAGMGLKVDNQTLAADKLNLSPKECGELVAFIKSLDSKKM
- the acpA gene encoding acid phosphatase, whose translation is MKNKYNPFKSSFQLNTKQLATGSLSVLFLSLSFFSCHKSSTVKPTATGINQVNHVVVIYMENHSFDNLYGEFSGANGISNATPANSIQVDATGKAYTTLPPIPGTPVFPTNLPNAIFNIDQYVANDVITQDVLHRYYQEQMQIDGGKMDKYALYNSNSAGLSQGYYKTSLLPLLALAQKYTLCDNFYHSAFGGSFLNHQWLIASASPTFPNAPTGITAVVNSTTGAVISDGQVTPDGFVVNTSYSVNAPHPASVATANLVPNQTNPTIGDRLSAKSISWAWYSGGWDNALAGNPDPNFQFHHQPFIYYKNYADGTQAKKDHLKDETEFIAAAQAGTLPAVSFVKPLGTYNEHPGYSDVSLGETHAVQLVNDILNGPNGKDVVIIITYDENGGFWDHVAPPVIDKKWGPGTRVPAIIISPFAKQGYVDHTQYETVSILSFIEKRWGLTPLATRDQNATPLTNAFNF